A region of the bacterium genome:
GGAGCTCGTCAAGGGCACAGTATCCGACGCTACCGCCGCCGCTATATCCGCGCTGGTAGTGAAACCCGAATACTACCGACAGATAACCACGCTGAGTTTCGAGGGCGGGTTGATCAACCAGGCCAAGATTGCCGGCATAATGATGAAGGCGATGCGCGACCGCCCCGCCGCAGCACAGCAAGCCGGCGCGGATGTTCAGCCCGATCAGTAGAAACCGCCCGTTTCTTCTGACGGCCTTGGTCTCCGACGATGCTGCGGAAGTCTGTCGACGTCATCGAAAATGGAGGTAGCAATATGAAGGAGATAGAGACACTCTGCAAACTCAGAAAGAAGAAGCACCACTACCCGGGCATGAGGGAGGATATCGTGGAGACCGTGAAGCATCCCAAGTACATTTGCGAAAAGTGTCTGCGGGTAGCCTCAAAGGAGGAACTGCTGTGTTCGCCGTGCGCGATAGACAAGTGGCGGCCCTGACGACTGCCTGCAAGGAGGACGTGAAGGACCGACATCGTCGCTCGCGGCGCGATTCTAGCCGCACTGCTGTTGCTGCTGCCGCACAGGATAAGAAGATGGATACGCAGGCGCATATCCAAGGTACGGTCACCAACTTCGCCAATGAACCGCTGGCCGGCGCCGAGGTCCTACTCAAGCGCGATGACTTCAGCGACGCCGCGCGCGCCGTTGCCGATTCGCAGGGTAGGTACTCACTGCTGGTTCCGGCCGGGCGCTACATCGCACTGTGCGCGGTTCGGAACTACCAGGTTGAGAACCTAGAGTACTGGGCATGGGACATTCCGGCGCAGGGCGATCTGACGATTGACTGCCGTGTGGACGGCCTCGAATTGTACGGCATTCACGCGTGGCGGCCCAGCGGGGCTTTGCCTTCGTATCTTGTCTATGTAAGGCCGATGAGCCTTCAGAGATGCGGCAAGCTTATCCAGGAGCATGGCCCGGATGCCCTTGATTCGCTTCCGGTGGTCGCCATCAGCCCTGAACTCACCGTTCAGGAAATTATCGCGGAGGTAGACGGCCAAACGGTTCCAGTGTTTGCTGTCAGCCGGGTATCAGAATCGGCCGGGCCGGGGCGGACGATGCCGGGCTGGCTCATCCAGGTCGGTTTGCCTGCGAGCACCGGAACCGCCAGTCCGTCGCGGCTGTCACTGGAGCTAACTGACCGCGAGACCGGCGAGCACGGAGCCGGTTGCGTGTTCCTGCCGTGACTGCGGCGCACCACGGAATTCGGGCAGGCAAAGGAGACAGCAGTGAATGCTAGGGTAGAAGGCACCATCGCGATTGTCGCCGCATTGCTTGTCCTCTTCAGTGCCATGTGGGACCCGCGCATCTCCGTGGTAGTCTCCGTGGTTGCACTGGCGGCGCTCGGCGTCTACCGACTCGTGCGGAAGGACAAATAGCGGGTCTCGTCCGGCCACAGATGAAGTAGCCTGTCGGACAAATGGAGGAGACGCGGAATACCAGACGGGAGCAGTTGCATCCGCGTCAAGAGGGGAGCCTGACCATTGGGTATTCCATGCTCACGGCAGATCAGTGTGACTCAGCACGCGATTCTCGACCCGCGGCTGGCGTGCCCGCTGCCGTTGCAACGGACCAGCGATTGACGATTGACGGACTACGATTGTGAAGAACGCCTTGATTGTCTACGGTTCCTACGCCGGCTCGACGGCGGAGATTGCGGATTTCATGAAGACTGCGCTGCGCCGGGCCGGCGTCACGGCCTACACGATTCCGGCCTCGGGTCTGGTCGTGGACCTTTCGCCGTACGACCTTGTGGTTATCGGTTCCGCAATACACGGCGCGCGGCCGCATAGGAAGGTCGGGGAGTTCATCGCCGCCAACCGCGCCGAGTTGAGCCGTAAGAAGGTGGCGGTCTTTGCCGCCTGCATTACCATCACATCCGTGAAGGAGGACAAGCGGAAGACGGCGCATAAGTACCCAGAATTGGTCGCGCACGGGCTTTCATCCATCAGCACAGCCGTGTTTGCGGGCAAGGCGTCGCCGTCCGGCTGGTTCGGCAACCTCATGGGCAAGCTGATGCTCGGCATCACGCCGGGCGACTACCGGGACCGGAAGAAGATAGAGGACTGGGTGGTTTCTCTGACCAGGGCGGAAGAGCAACGTTGAGGCCATTCTTGGAAGGCGACTGATGCCCGCAAGAATCCTGTTCGCATGCGTCGGCAATTCGTGCCGGAGCCAGATGGTTGAGGCATCTTGCCACGATTTCGCTGAGGACGTCGAGTGCGCATCGGCCGGCAGAGGCGGTTCAGCCCGACGCGATGGCCGTGATGCGGGAGGTCGGAATCGACATCTCTGGGGCCCGACCCAAGGGTCTCGAGGATTTGCCTGACCTCAAGTACGATTACCTCGTGACCATGGGCTGCGAGGTCGACTTCCCCTTCCTGCCGGGCGCAAGTGGTGCAATGGGAGATTCCCGACCCCTCCGGCAAGGGCATCGTGGAGTTCCGTCGTGTGTGGGACATCATCAAGGCTGAGGTGAAGAAACTGCTGTCCGACCTCCAATAACACAATCCTGACCGGATGCTTATGCTGGCTTGACAATGGCGTACCAGAATGACAGTGAAGCAAACGAGGTGCTTTCTCTCCAGCAGGACTCACCATCCTGTTTCTGGTTGCCTCCCGGCAGGGGAGGGCCGTACGTACCCCCTCCCCTGCCCTCCCTGACCTGATGGCGCGTCCCGTCAACTTGACATCCGTTTACGAATGTAGCCGCAACCGCACCTGATCCGGCTACGAGGGGCGCTGGACTCGGCAGCCAGCAGGGAGTTCCCAAGGAGACCTGTGATTTAGCGAGGCACCAAGAGTCGGCCTATGAGAGGTGGCCAGGCATGAACGGAATTGTCGGAGACGCAGTGCTCCGAGAGAACCGGATCCGCTTGAGGAATCCAACCGGTAGAATGTATGTTCTCACGCCACTCAAGGACGGAGGGGAGGCGTGGTTCAAAGCGCCGACGGTAGCGAGGTGGGACCGAATTCCCTTTACCGTATTCCATACACCACGAGGCACCGTGACGCGGGAGGGCATCAGACAAGCGACATGCCGCCTGCAAGTCAGGATGGGGCCGGCCACGCAGTGCCGGTCCCAGGGGCCGACACGCGGACGGCGTTTCCCCGATGAGTAACCGACTAGGTCTGCCCCTCACCTGACGTAGTCCTGACCCGGAGTTCATCCGGAGTCAACACTCAGACGCTAGAGTGTCGGTGGAGGTTCAATGAGTGAATCGAAACCGACCGTACTGTTCCTCTGCACCACAAACACCTGCCGCAGCCAGATCGCTGAGGCGCTGCTCAGGCACCTCGCCAGAGACCGGTTTATAGCAGTTAGCGCCGGCCTGGCACCGGGTGAGGTAGTCCTTCCGCTTGCCCTGCAGGTGCTGCACGAGAGAGACATCGATACGACCGGGCTCCGGCCGAAGCACATTTGTGAGTTCCTCGGTATCGTACGCATCCGCACAGCCATCACCGTCTGCGCTCGCGTGGCCGAGGCCTGCCCTGAGGCCTGGCCGGGCGCTCTGGAGCAGATCTTCTGGCCGATTGACAACCCGGTTGTTGTCGAAGGAACCGGCGACCAGCGGCTCGACGCGTTCCGCCGCACGCGCGACACCATCGAATCGAAGCTGCGCGACTGGTTGGCCGTTCAAGACCAGCCCCAAAGCCCGGCGACCGCGACGCGGGACTTGCTCTTGTTGTCCGACATCGAATAACACAATCCTGACCGGTCGCTCATACGGGCCTGACATCGAGTGCGTAGGATGTTGAGACTCGAAGAAGAAGAAGCCTTACTTCACGGACATCGAGTCCTACCGGATCCCGACGGGGCAGCAGGGCAGGGAGGGGCGCGCGTTCGCGCCCTCCCTGCCCTCCCTGGCCCTGGGTGGCGTGCTCGGCAGGCAATGCGGCAACAAAGGAGAAAGCCATGATAGGAGATGACAACAATCAGAACTGTGGGGCAGAAACTCGGGGGCGTTACTGGGACAATGAACGTTGGCACAGGCATCACCACAAACACCATAGAGAATGGCATGGCGGACCAATGACTGGGTCGGTCTGGGCCATCGGCTGGCTGTTCAGCATAGGTTACCTGCACATGCCTTTCTTCTGGAGGGCCGTGCTCGCCCTTTTCATCTGGCCGTACTACCTCGGAAGAGCGCTGATTCACTAAGCCCGGCCAGACATCGGACCATGGGCGTTCCCGGGTTCCTCCGTTCGGCCTGCAGGATTTGGCTACGTTTGCACATTACCGTCCGATTTCACACCAAGCCATGGGGCGAATACATGCAAAGGAGAGTCACTAATGGCTGATTACCACTACTATGCTGCTCGTCTGGAAATCGAATATGCGCAGAAACTGAACAGGCTAACCACCTTCTTCCGACTTGTCTGTATCATTCCCATCGCCATCGTCCTTGGCCTCATCTCGCAGACCGGTCAGATGGCCAACACCGCGACGATCCTCAATCAGGCCGGCGAGATCGTGAAGAAAACTTGGGACACCGCTGGCGGTTTGGTGAGCGGTCTCGCCGCAGCCACGGCCCTGTTGATCTTCTTTCGGCAGAGCTATCCTCGCTGGTGGTTCGAGTTTGCACGTGAACTGACCCGCTTCCAGTACAGAGTGTGGGCCTACCTGCTGCTTCTGACCGACCGGTATCCGTCGACCGTCGAAGACCAGTCCGTCCACATCGAGGTCGACTACCCCGACGTGCGAAATGACCTCAACCGGTGGATGCCCCTAGTCAAATGGTTCCTTGCGATTCCGCACTACGTCGTCCTGGCGTTCCTCGGCATTGGCGCGTGCCTTGCAGCGGGTGTTGCCTGGTTCGCCATTCTCTTCACGGGTCAGTATCCCAGAGGCCTCTTCGACTTCGTCGTCGGAGTAGGTCGCTGGGGCCTACGAGTTTCTGCCTACGCATTTCTGCTTGTGACTGACCGCTATCCGCCATTCAGCTTGGGCTAGGGCCCGCGGACGGCCGGAACCAGGTGAACCGGGAACTGGACCCGACGAGTTCCGCTTGATGTTGGCAAACGGACGGTGACCAGTGCGTATGCTCATGAGGAGTTGGCAGAGGTAGGAAATGACCAAGTGGCAATGACCAATTCCCAATCAATTCCGGATGGACGGAAATGACCAATTCAGGGCTGCGAAAGGCAGCGCTCGCGGAGGAGAAATCAATGGATATGAGATGGTCAACGAAGTCAATGACTCCGCCGACCTGGACGGGCACCGCATTTTCCCTCACCCGCCTGATCGCGGTCGCAGTCGCGGCACTCTGGATGGCGGTCGCGCCTCAAGTGACCTGGGCCGCCGGGGTCGAGCGGCCTTGGTTTGAGCCGCACTCGCTGTCGCCTCAACTTCTGCCCCCGCCGCCAACGGAGGGGAGCGAGGCCTGGAAGGCGCAGATCGAATTGGTAGTTGCGGGGCAGATCTCTCTCTCGCCGGCCGAGATTTCGGCGATCCGGAACGAACAGAAATTCCGAGTGGAGTTGATGACGGATACGCTTGGCACTTCGTTCGACCGCGAACGGCTGCCGAAGACCTCCGCTCTTCTCGATCGCATCGAGCGTACGTCGGAAGTGGTGGTCGATACGGCCAAGAAGTACTGGCATACGCGGAGGCCCTATCTTGCTAATCCTCGTGTAAGGCTCCTGGTGGATTCAACAACCAGCGACGCTTATCCCAGCGGGCATACTTCCGAGGCGCGCGTACTGGCCGAAGTGCTCGGCCTGCTCTTTCCCGACAAGCTTGCCGCTTTGCGTGCACGCGCGGAGGAGATCGCGCGCCACCGGGTGGAAGCCGGCGTCCACTATCCGGTCGATCTCGAAGGCGGGCGTCTGCTCGCCATGCTGGAGGTCGGGGCATTGACGGCAAGCAGCGGTTTTCAGGCCGACCTGATCGCAGCGCGAGAAGAAATCCTCAAGCTAAGGAATTGAACACAGCTCGGGTACGTGAGATGCCTCCCGGTTTTCGTCAGAGCCGTCACCTGGTCTCCGGGCGAAGCGTTGGCAGAGAGGGTTCATCTCCCGTACTCCCCGGTCCGTCAGTACACAGAAAGCGCCATCCTGATGTAGTCCTTATACTGGCTTTGCACCGCGGCGTTACGATAACGCGGAAGGATGGTGACACGGTTCCTATGTCGCCTAGCTGAAAGCCTCTCTGCCTTACCAGGCACAAAAGGGCAGGAGAGTAGCGTTACGCCATACGCTCTCTCCTGCCCTGCCTCTAACGAGCGGGGAACATGTTCCTGACCGGCTGACTCTGCGCAATTCGAGCTTCTTCTTGACCCCGGAGACTCTGGTTCCGAACGCCACTGGTGGGCACTCTCCGGCCGGGACCCGGCTTCCGCTGGTAAGTTCCGTGATGGTGACGGGCAACTCAGCGTGCTATGAACGCTGGGCACGAGTCGTTCTTCGCTGCTTCGTGGAACTCCGTTCCCGGTTTCGCCCATGCCGTTCCCCTTGACTCCTCCCCACAGGTAAGCAGACTTTGAGTGCAGTCTCGCGGGAAGGCCCGGCGGGACGCCCGCACTTGGCACCTACGTATCTAAGTACTGTGAGCAGATTTGTCACCCGCGAGCCGAGAAAGGACTGCTGATTCATGACGGAACTGACTCTGGAACAGCTGAAGCCCAGCCGGTCTATCTACGAGCTGCTCTCGGTATGGATGCGTCGGCGGAGAAGAGACGCGTTCGGCCGGAAATCACGCAGCAGAATTCTAACCGGTTGCTTATACGGGCTTCACGCAGGGGTGCTAGCATCACATGACTGGGACGGAAGCTAGACCAGTCTGTAACGCATCGTTCTCTTACTCCAATGGTTCGCCCAAGGGCAGGAGAGGGCCTCCGTTTCGCCTCCACCCTCTCCTGCCATCCCAGTTCAGATGAAGATCCATGGACAGGCAGCCGATTTGATGCCGGTGGCAAGGCGCGGCGCGGCCGGTGGCCGCGAGTGATCAGTTTCCAGGTTCCAGTCACCAGTTTGTGAAGTCGGCCAACGATGAACGTTGTATGAGTCGACCGATCCAACGTGGCTGGTCGAGACGATGATGACGGCCGACAGCTTGCGGCTGGCGGCCAG
Encoded here:
- a CDS encoding carboxypeptidase-like regulatory domain-containing protein, whose product is MKDRHRRSRRDSSRTAVAAAAQDKKMDTQAHIQGTVTNFANEPLAGAEVLLKRDDFSDAARAVADSQGRYSLLVPAGRYIALCAVRNYQVENLEYWAWDIPAQGDLTIDCRVDGLELYGIHAWRPSGALPSYLVYVRPMSLQRCGKLIQEHGPDALDSLPVVAISPELTVQEIIAEVDGQTVPVFAVSRVSESAGPGRTMPGWLIQVGLPASTGTASPSRLSLELTDRETGEHGAGCVFLP
- a CDS encoding flavodoxin domain-containing protein, with product MKNALIVYGSYAGSTAEIADFMKTALRRAGVTAYTIPASGLVVDLSPYDLVVIGSAIHGARPHRKVGEFIAANRAELSRKKVAVFAACITITSVKEDKRKTAHKYPELVAHGLSSISTAVFAGKASPSGWFGNLMGKLMLGITPGDYRDRKKIEDWVVSLTRAEEQR
- a CDS encoding arsenate reductase ArsC → MSESKPTVLFLCTTNTCRSQIAEALLRHLARDRFIAVSAGLAPGEVVLPLALQVLHERDIDTTGLRPKHICEFLGIVRIRTAITVCARVAEACPEAWPGALEQIFWPIDNPVVVEGTGDQRLDAFRRTRDTIESKLRDWLAVQDQPQSPATATRDLLLLSDIE
- a CDS encoding DUF4389 domain-containing protein; protein product: MADYHYYAARLEIEYAQKLNRLTTFFRLVCIIPIAIVLGLISQTGQMANTATILNQAGEIVKKTWDTAGGLVSGLAAATALLIFFRQSYPRWWFEFARELTRFQYRVWAYLLLLTDRYPSTVEDQSVHIEVDYPDVRNDLNRWMPLVKWFLAIPHYVVLAFLGIGACLAAGVAWFAILFTGQYPRGLFDFVVGVGRWGLRVSAYAFLLVTDRYPPFSLG
- a CDS encoding phosphatase PAP2 family protein yields the protein MTNSGLRKAALAEEKSMDMRWSTKSMTPPTWTGTAFSLTRLIAVAVAALWMAVAPQVTWAAGVERPWFEPHSLSPQLLPPPPTEGSEAWKAQIELVVAGQISLSPAEISAIRNEQKFRVELMTDTLGTSFDRERLPKTSALLDRIERTSEVVVDTAKKYWHTRRPYLANPRVRLLVDSTTSDAYPSGHTSEARVLAEVLGLLFPDKLAALRARAEEIARHRVEAGVHYPVDLEGGRLLAMLEVGALTASSGFQADLIAAREEILKLRN